One window from the genome of Microbulbifer pacificus encodes:
- a CDS encoding heme biosynthesis HemY N-terminal domain-containing protein encodes MKRFLFFTLILLLGGALLAEAMRSYPGYLLLMVGGETGKRIEMNLWVAVGGLTLGILALFLFIWLLRSIARVIEGSVSRIRFGRSRTARRRLTNGLVEYMEGNWARARRLLLKSAARSDAPIINYLAAARSAFELGYRDEANELLAKAEATGDDTQLAVAISQARMQLLDKHYEQCIASLQRAMQDEPNHPALLQLLRQAYYHIGEWNGLRELLPRLEKHGTMPESQLQQLELEVYQNLLREAANRRDAEKLREIWQSLNGRWQRNIELRNLYGEMLHKVGDDPEAEKHLRWILNREWRGDTVQRYGLLTGADANHQLGVADGWQKEYGENADLLTCLGRLCLRNEIWGKARQYFEKSLLLRSDPATSAELARLLYALGEKNQAARLYEQGLLQAVSDLPQLPLPGQSTGMLSVDAH; translated from the coding sequence GTGAAGCGTTTTTTATTTTTTACGCTGATTCTGCTGCTGGGCGGCGCGCTGCTGGCAGAAGCCATGCGCTCCTACCCGGGCTACCTGCTGTTGATGGTCGGCGGAGAAACCGGCAAGCGTATTGAGATGAACCTGTGGGTAGCCGTCGGCGGCCTCACACTCGGCATTCTCGCGCTGTTTCTGTTTATATGGCTGCTGCGCAGCATTGCCCGTGTTATCGAGGGCAGCGTCAGCCGCATCCGCTTCGGCCGGAGTCGTACTGCTCGCCGTCGGCTTACCAACGGGCTGGTGGAATACATGGAAGGAAACTGGGCACGTGCCCGCCGGCTGCTGCTAAAAAGCGCTGCGCGTTCGGACGCCCCTATTATTAATTATCTCGCCGCTGCACGCAGTGCTTTCGAGCTGGGCTATCGCGACGAGGCAAATGAATTGCTGGCGAAGGCAGAAGCCACCGGCGACGACACCCAGCTCGCCGTCGCCATCAGCCAGGCACGCATGCAGCTGCTCGACAAACACTATGAACAGTGCATCGCCAGCCTGCAGCGCGCCATGCAGGACGAGCCCAACCACCCCGCGCTGTTGCAACTGCTACGTCAGGCGTACTACCACATCGGAGAATGGAACGGCCTGCGAGAGCTGCTACCACGACTGGAAAAGCACGGCACCATGCCCGAATCGCAGCTGCAACAGCTCGAACTCGAGGTGTATCAGAATCTGCTGCGCGAAGCCGCCAACCGCAGAGATGCGGAAAAACTGCGAGAAATCTGGCAGAGCCTGAATGGCCGATGGCAACGCAATATCGAACTGCGCAACCTCTACGGAGAAATGCTGCACAAGGTCGGCGACGACCCGGAGGCGGAAAAACACCTGCGCTGGATTCTGAACCGCGAATGGCGCGGCGATACCGTGCAACGGTATGGACTGTTAACCGGAGCAGACGCAAACCATCAGTTGGGCGTTGCCGATGGCTGGCAAAAAGAGTACGGAGAAAACGCCGACCTGCTCACCTGCCTGGGCCGACTTTGCCTGCGCAATGAAATCTGGGGTAAGGCGAGGCAGTATTTTGAAAAAAGCCTGCTGCTGCGTTCAGATCCAGCCACCTCCGCAGAGCTTGCACGACTGCTCTACGCCCTCGGCGAAAAAAACCAGGCCGCACGTCTCTATGAGCAGGGTCTGCTTCAAGCGGTATCTGACCTCCCCCAACTGCCACTACCAGGACAGAGCACAGGAATGCTCAGCGTCGATGCCCACTGA
- a CDS encoding uroporphyrinogen-III C-methyltransferase has product MSDKKVPSSSRTDAGTSSNTPDGQADTHQDIPLVTQKAEPKSNFAKADNSQTAGKTAKTRPAKKRSGWLWFWLLLLILIAAAAAAWYLLPSVRQQVSQHLQSLPVVGRHFASSGSDLHSAEGDSQSSSLQKPQTGEVSPQSQIQKPPSPTGQTTTGTTDSTPPATEQPMPQPEEARPTPPSTTSPIPPQDHSVQMIDELRQQLSQQNQIIQQLQQQLAGLQRNVTAQGNRLGQLGNASREDWQLAEADYLLRLANQRLMLEQDSRAALGLLQEVDTIVRDVDLSDLYGVRQQLTRDITALKLAENVDREGIYLRLRALEEQMTKLNIQPQFDLAKRDAAAAQHQAENQKVGEDHFRSSWANFVDFLKGSVRIRDGEVDPVLLSPQSETRFRQSLRLNMEQAELAVLRADDTVYKDSLNHARQLLLDYGVDNPQRQVILSELDALAQEKIRTDLPNLSASQSALRNYIDRMHKVSSGQSPSGDNGGIQP; this is encoded by the coding sequence ATGAGCGATAAAAAAGTCCCGTCCTCTTCCCGTACTGACGCCGGTACAAGCAGCAACACCCCAGACGGCCAAGCCGACACCCACCAGGATATTCCGTTGGTTACCCAAAAAGCCGAGCCCAAAAGCAATTTCGCCAAAGCTGACAACAGCCAAACCGCCGGCAAAACCGCAAAAACCCGTCCCGCCAAAAAACGCAGCGGCTGGCTCTGGTTCTGGCTGTTGCTGCTGATCCTGATCGCCGCCGCTGCGGCCGCTTGGTATCTACTGCCGAGTGTGCGCCAGCAGGTGAGCCAACACCTGCAATCCCTGCCGGTAGTCGGCCGGCACTTCGCCAGCAGTGGCAGCGATTTACATAGTGCCGAAGGCGACAGCCAATCGAGTTCTTTACAAAAGCCGCAAACTGGCGAGGTTTCACCGCAATCGCAGATACAGAAGCCGCCGTCACCGACGGGCCAAACCACAACCGGGACGACCGACTCGACACCGCCGGCAACGGAGCAGCCCATGCCGCAGCCGGAAGAGGCGCGCCCGACCCCACCATCCACCACCTCACCGATCCCCCCCCAGGATCACAGCGTGCAGATGATCGATGAGCTGCGCCAACAGTTGTCGCAACAGAACCAGATCATCCAGCAGCTGCAGCAACAACTCGCGGGACTGCAGCGCAATGTCACCGCCCAAGGCAACCGCCTGGGCCAATTGGGCAATGCCAGCCGTGAGGACTGGCAACTGGCAGAAGCCGACTACCTGCTGCGCCTCGCCAACCAACGCCTGATGCTGGAGCAGGACAGTCGCGCCGCCCTCGGCTTGCTGCAAGAAGTGGACACCATCGTGCGCGATGTGGACCTGTCCGATCTCTACGGCGTGCGCCAGCAGCTCACTCGCGACATTACCGCGCTGAAGCTCGCGGAAAATGTTGACCGTGAAGGGATCTACCTGCGCCTGCGTGCACTGGAAGAGCAGATGACCAAGCTGAATATCCAGCCCCAGTTCGACCTCGCCAAACGCGACGCCGCCGCGGCGCAACACCAGGCGGAAAACCAGAAGGTAGGCGAAGATCACTTCCGCTCGAGCTGGGCAAACTTCGTCGACTTCCTCAAAGGCTCCGTGCGCATTCGCGATGGTGAAGTGGACCCTGTGCTGCTGTCGCCGCAGAGCGAAACCCGCTTCCGTCAGAGCCTCCGCCTGAATATGGAGCAGGCGGAACTCGCGGTACTGCGTGCCGATGACACCGTGTACAAAGACTCCCTCAACCACGCTCGCCAGTTGCTGCTGGATTACGGCGTGGACAACCCCCAGCGGCAGGTCATCCTGAGTGAGCTGGACGCCCTGGCTCAGGAAAAAATCAGAACGGACCTGCCGAACCTCAGCGCCTCGCAGAGCGCCCTGCGCAACTATATCGATCGCATGCACAAAGTCTCCTCAGGCCAATCGCCGAGCGGCGATAACGGAGGCATCCAACCGTGA
- a CDS encoding uroporphyrinogen-III synthase, with the protein MTSPLNRRRILITRPAHQSDGFRHRLQARGAQVDCIPLLEIAPITEGDDAQAIRNLVMDFDQFDHAIFVSQNAVRYAFDWLDDFWPQLPQGPRYYAIGAATARAIRARGANPENSAQESGEGTMDSEALLTLPELQNPRGERVVIFRGQGGRTLIGDTLQARGARLDYCELYQRRLPADGTAQLRAYDQFPDAITVHSGETLDNLAAALTTSGRRQLLQCTLICPSQRVAACARELGFARARAATNAGDDAMLGALEAALAPDNSASHS; encoded by the coding sequence ATGACCAGCCCCCTCAACCGCCGGCGCATCCTGATCACGCGCCCCGCCCACCAGAGCGACGGTTTCCGCCACCGGCTACAAGCGCGCGGCGCCCAGGTGGACTGCATTCCACTGCTGGAAATCGCGCCCATCACCGAGGGCGATGACGCCCAGGCGATCCGCAACCTGGTAATGGATTTCGACCAGTTCGACCACGCGATCTTCGTATCCCAGAATGCAGTCCGGTACGCCTTTGACTGGCTGGATGACTTCTGGCCGCAACTGCCTCAGGGGCCACGCTATTACGCCATCGGCGCCGCCACCGCCCGCGCCATCCGCGCACGCGGTGCTAACCCGGAAAACAGTGCACAGGAATCCGGCGAGGGCACGATGGATTCCGAAGCGCTGCTTACCCTGCCTGAGCTGCAGAACCCTCGGGGTGAACGCGTCGTTATTTTCCGCGGCCAGGGCGGGCGCACCTTGATAGGCGACACCCTGCAAGCCCGTGGCGCCCGCCTCGACTATTGCGAGCTGTATCAGCGCCGCTTGCCCGCCGACGGCACAGCACAATTGCGCGCCTATGATCAATTCCCCGACGCCATAACCGTGCACAGCGGCGAAACCCTCGACAACCTCGCCGCTGCGCTCACCACCAGCGGTCGCCGGCAGTTACTGCAGTGCACACTGATCTGCCCCAGTCAGCGCGTCGCCGCCTGTGCACGCGAACTGGGCTTTGCCCGCGCCCGCGCCGCCACCAATGCCGGTGACGACGCCATGCTGGGAGCGCTGGAAGCGGCCCTCGCCCCGGACAACTCCGCCAGCCACTCCTGA